The following coding sequences are from one Bacteroidales bacterium window:
- the pyrE gene encoding orotate phosphoribosyltransferase, translated as MIKNKDTKLKVAEFLLQIKAIKLQPQKPFTWASGWKSPIYCDNRVILSYPKVRTYIRQEFSKLVIENFGTPDVIAGVATGGIAHGALVAQELNLPFIYVRSEQKKHGLTNVIEGYFEPKQNVVVIEDLVSTGKSSLNVVKNLRDAGCIVKGMAAIFTYGFKVSEENFVKEKCPLVTLTNYQILIEQALANAVITEAQVESLNKWSKAPDKWEG; from the coding sequence ATGATAAAAAATAAAGATACAAAATTAAAAGTTGCCGAATTTCTTTTGCAAATTAAAGCAATAAAGTTACAACCGCAAAAACCTTTTACTTGGGCATCGGGCTGGAAGTCCCCTATTTATTGCGACAACAGAGTAATTCTATCTTATCCTAAAGTAAGAACTTATATACGGCAGGAATTCTCCAAATTGGTGATTGAAAATTTCGGTACTCCCGATGTAATTGCAGGTGTTGCCACCGGTGGAATAGCTCATGGTGCCCTTGTTGCACAGGAATTGAATCTCCCTTTTATTTATGTTCGCTCTGAGCAGAAAAAACACGGTTTGACTAATGTTATCGAAGGTTATTTCGAACCCAAACAAAATGTAGTGGTTATTGAGGACCTTGTTTCCACCGGCAAGTCAAGTTTGAACGTTGTAAAAAATTTAAGAGATGCCGGCTGCATTGTAAAAGGAATGGCTGCAATTTTTACTTACGGATTTAAAGTTTCGGAAGAAAATTTTGTAAAAGAAAAATGCCCGCTTGTTACTCTTACAAATTACCAGATTTTGATAGAACAAGCTCTTGCAAATGCCGTAATTACAGAAGCTCAAGTCGAATCGCTTAATAAATGGTCGAAAGCGCCCGACAAATGGGAAGGATAA
- a CDS encoding AtpZ/AtpI family protein: protein MKQQFNSYAKYTNLAFTMLVIILVGVFAGLKLDEFLKWKFPVFTIVLSILSVVLAIYYAVKDFIKMK, encoded by the coding sequence TTGAAACAACAATTTAATAGCTATGCCAAATATACCAATCTGGCTTTTACAATGCTCGTAATTATTCTGGTTGGAGTGTTTGCAGGCCTTAAGCTTGATGAATTCTTAAAATGGAAATTTCCTGTTTTCACAATTGTTTTGTCAATACTTTCAGTTGTACTTGCAATATATTATGCAGTTAAGGATTTTATTAAAATGAAATGA
- the meaB gene encoding methylmalonyl Co-A mutase-associated GTPase MeaB translates to MEEPENNHNSASKVNEGINQPSSINKDALKKIKAKRHKLHSPEFYVDGILKGDRTILSRVITLLESSHQRHYVTSQKIIEKCLPHSAKSIRIGITGIPGVGKSTFIEAFGKYLTSIGRKVAVLAIDPSSEKTKGSILGDKTRMEELANDPNAYIRPTSSAGTLGGVARKTRESLIVCEAAGFDTIIIETVGVGQSEIAVNSMVDFFLLLMLAGAGDELQGIKRGIMEMADAIVITKADGDNVIKSQHAKNEFANALRLFPISESQWIPQVETCSALMKEGMDKIWNLIIEHHNFTKNNGYLEKKRKEQAKFRMYVMIDEILKNKFYGNSEVSKIFPQVEAELLAGKISSYIAAQRLLDAYFNFNR, encoded by the coding sequence ATGGAAGAACCCGAAAATAATCATAATTCTGCATCGAAAGTTAATGAAGGCATAAATCAACCATCTTCGATAAATAAAGACGCATTAAAAAAAATAAAAGCAAAACGACATAAGCTTCATTCACCCGAATTTTATGTTGACGGAATTTTAAAAGGCGACAGGACAATTTTAAGCAGAGTTATTACTTTACTCGAAAGCTCTCATCAGCGTCATTATGTTACTTCGCAGAAAATTATTGAGAAATGCCTGCCTCATTCTGCAAAATCAATAAGAATAGGAATTACGGGAATACCCGGTGTCGGCAAAAGCACTTTTATTGAAGCGTTCGGAAAATATCTTACTTCAATAGGAAGAAAAGTTGCGGTGCTTGCTATTGACCCGAGCAGTGAAAAAACAAAAGGAAGCATTCTCGGCGATAAAACGCGTATGGAAGAACTTGCCAACGACCCTAACGCTTATATCCGACCAACTTCATCGGCAGGAACTCTTGGCGGTGTCGCCAGAAAAACAAGAGAAAGCCTGATTGTTTGCGAAGCCGCAGGATTTGATACAATTATAATTGAAACTGTCGGCGTTGGTCAGTCGGAAATTGCCGTGAATTCCATGGTTGATTTTTTTCTGTTGCTGATGCTTGCTGGCGCTGGCGATGAACTTCAGGGAATAAAACGCGGAATAATGGAAATGGCTGATGCTATAGTAATCACAAAAGCTGATGGCGATAATGTTATCAAATCACAACATGCAAAAAACGAATTTGCAAATGCTTTACGTTTGTTTCCAATTTCTGAATCGCAATGGATACCGCAAGTTGAAACCTGCTCAGCTCTGATGAAAGAAGGAATGGATAAAATATGGAATCTGATAATTGAACATCATAATTTTACAAAAAATAACGGATACCTTGAAAAGAAAAGAAAAGAACAGGCAAAGTTCAGGATGTATGTTATGATTGATGAAATACTTAAAAATAAATTTTATGGAAACTCCGAAGTTTCAAAAATATTTCCTCAGGTCGA
- a CDS encoding polymer-forming cytoskeletal protein: MAKNNESENLTINLIGTGTIIKGDIKSNGDIRIDGTLIGSLESKGKVVVGPTGNIEGEVNCQNADISGIVKAQVTVTELITLKSTAKLTGDLLTNKLAIEPGANFSGTCNMNAPSKQFGEIKNVVAKEKPEHTKVETTI; encoded by the coding sequence ATGGCAAAAAATAATGAAAGCGAAAATTTAACAATCAATCTTATAGGAACAGGAACTATTATAAAAGGCGACATAAAATCCAACGGTGATATAAGAATTGATGGAACTCTCATCGGTTCGCTCGAATCAAAAGGAAAAGTCGTTGTAGGTCCTACCGGAAATATCGAAGGCGAAGTGAATTGTCAAAATGCCGATATATCAGGCATTGTGAAAGCACAGGTAACAGTAACCGAACTCATTACTTTAAAATCAACCGCAAAACTCACAGGCGACTTGCTTACAAATAAACTTGCAATTGAACCGGGAGCAAACTTCTCGGGTACTTGCAATATGAACGCACCTTCCAAGCAGTTTGGTGAAATTAAAAATGTTGTTGCCAAAGAAAAACCCGAACACACTAAAGTTGAAACAACAATTTAA
- a CDS encoding DUF2007 domain-containing protein: MEKDWVKVYSTPLEYKADIIKAILTENEIQCVIINKQDSTYKTTFGGTIELFVNRNDVLKSIQIIDNQK, from the coding sequence ATGGAAAAAGATTGGGTGAAAGTTTATTCAACACCTTTGGAATATAAAGCAGATATTATTAAAGCAATTTTAACTGAAAATGAAATTCAATGCGTTATTATTAACAAACAAGATTCAACTTATAAAACAACTTTCGGTGGAACAATTGAACTTTTTGTTAACAGAAATGATGTTTTAAAATCCATACAGATTATTGATAATCAAAAATGA
- the ftsH gene encoding ATP-dependent zinc metalloprotease FtsH, which produces MGFNIYWIYGLIAVFFLGIQYFNFSSDTKEITWQKFELIVAKRSIEKIVVVNKDYAEIYIKKASLKDTAFKDISGKNTTNNSFNPTPPHYILNFLNIDIFNKDFNDLQNKIIAKDTINKTAQEKEKIITEVNSIIIKPETRKDWGGEIIAWLIPLGIFVLIWIFIMNRMSKTTGGGQIFSFGKSKATLFDKDTSVSVSFKDVAGLEEAKVEVMEIVDFLKNPKKYTDLGGKIPKGALLVGLPGTGKTLLAKAVAGEAHVPFFSLSGSDFVEMFVGVGASRVRDLFKQAKEKAPCIVFIDEIDAIGRARGKHMLTGGNDERESTLNQLLTEMDGFATNAGVIILAATNRADILDRALLRAGRFDRQIHVELPDIEERKAIFVVHMKPLKLDPTIDTDFLGKQTPGFSGADIANVCNEAALIAARQNKKIVEKQDFLDAIDRIVAGLEKRNKIISKEEKKIIAYHEAGHATVSWLLKYAHPLVKVTIVPRGKALGAAWYSPEERQITNKEQILDELCATLGGRASEEVIFGTISTGALNDLEKITKQTYAMVSVFGLNEKIGNLSFYDSSGSQEYSLTKPYSEKTAETIDNEVSKIVAESYIRAKEILLQNKEKLIILAEALLQKEVIFREDLEEIFGKRPFDEEKKEAEKVEEKDLKL; this is translated from the coding sequence ATGGGGTTCAATATTTACTGGATATATGGATTAATAGCAGTGTTCTTTCTGGGTATTCAGTATTTTAATTTTTCGAGTGATACAAAAGAAATAACATGGCAGAAATTTGAATTAATTGTTGCAAAAAGAAGCATCGAAAAGATTGTTGTTGTTAATAAAGATTATGCGGAAATTTATATAAAAAAAGCAAGTTTAAAAGATACTGCCTTCAAAGATATTTCAGGAAAAAACACAACGAATAATTCTTTTAACCCAACTCCACCACATTATATTTTAAATTTTTTAAACATTGATATTTTCAATAAGGACTTTAATGACCTGCAAAATAAGATAATTGCAAAAGATACAATTAATAAAACCGCACAGGAAAAAGAAAAAATCATTACCGAAGTAAATTCCATAATCATAAAACCTGAAACACGTAAAGATTGGGGAGGAGAGATAATAGCATGGCTAATACCATTAGGTATATTTGTATTAATTTGGATATTCATAATGAACAGAATGAGCAAAACTACTGGTGGCGGACAAATATTCAGCTTTGGAAAATCAAAAGCAACGCTTTTTGACAAAGATACAAGTGTTTCCGTTAGCTTTAAAGATGTTGCAGGATTGGAAGAAGCAAAAGTAGAAGTTATGGAAATTGTAGATTTTCTAAAGAATCCAAAAAAATATACTGATTTGGGAGGGAAAATCCCTAAAGGTGCTTTGCTGGTTGGTCTTCCGGGTACGGGAAAAACATTACTTGCAAAAGCGGTTGCCGGTGAAGCTCATGTTCCGTTCTTTTCTTTATCAGGGTCTGATTTTGTTGAAATGTTTGTTGGTGTTGGTGCATCGCGGGTACGCGACCTTTTCAAACAGGCAAAAGAAAAAGCGCCATGTATTGTTTTTATTGATGAAATTGATGCAATAGGACGTGCACGAGGAAAGCACATGCTTACAGGCGGTAATGACGAAAGAGAAAGCACATTAAACCAACTGCTCACCGAAATGGATGGTTTTGCAACTAATGCAGGAGTTATAATACTTGCTGCCACAAACCGCGCCGACATCCTTGACAGAGCATTACTAAGAGCAGGCAGATTCGACCGCCAGATACACGTTGAATTACCTGATATAGAAGAAAGAAAAGCAATATTCGTTGTTCACATGAAGCCATTGAAACTCGACCCGACAATTGATACCGATTTTCTCGGAAAACAAACCCCCGGTTTTTCGGGCGCCGATATTGCTAATGTTTGTAATGAGGCGGCTCTTATTGCTGCACGTCAAAATAAAAAAATTGTTGAAAAACAGGATTTTCTCGATGCTATTGACAGGATTGTTGCGGGTTTGGAAAAACGTAATAAAATAATTTCAAAAGAAGAAAAGAAAATTATTGCTTATCACGAAGCAGGTCATGCTACTGTTAGCTGGCTGCTCAAATATGCTCATCCATTGGTAAAAGTAACAATTGTACCCAGAGGCAAGGCACTTGGTGCTGCATGGTATTCACCAGAGGAACGACAAATTACAAACAAAGAACAAATACTTGATGAATTATGTGCAACACTTGGCGGCAGAGCTTCGGAGGAAGTTATTTTCGGAACAATTTCAACGGGCGCATTAAACGACCTTGAAAAAATTACAAAGCAAACTTATGCCATGGTTTCGGTTTTCGGACTTAATGAAAAAATAGGAAATTTAAGCTTTTATGATTCTTCAGGCTCTCAGGAATATTCATTAACAAAACCATATAGCGAAAAAACTGCTGAAACAATTGACAATGAAGTTAGCAAGATAGTTGCTGAATCATACATCAGAGCAAAAGAAATACTTCTTCAAAACAAGGAAAAGCTTATTATTCTTGCTGAGGCACTTCTTCAGAAAGAAGTTATTTTCAGAGAAGACCTTGAGGAAATATTTGGAAAACGTCCGTTTGATGAAGAAAAAAAAGAAGCAGAAAAAGTTGAGGAAAAGGATTTAAAATTATAA
- the rsfS gene encoding ribosome silencing factor has protein sequence MVKKITQKEILNKPAKGRKRKAKNNSETLVELVIKGMQEKKAEEIIKIDFKKINNSICDYFIICHGNSGTHANSISDSIEFEVGEKLNTKPWHKEGIRNAEWILLDYINVVVHIFQYETRNFYRLENLWGDAEITKIEQN, from the coding sequence ATGGTAAAGAAAATAACGCAAAAGGAAATACTAAATAAACCAGCAAAAGGAAGAAAAAGAAAAGCAAAAAACAATTCCGAAACACTTGTAGAGCTAGTAATAAAGGGAATGCAGGAAAAAAAGGCAGAAGAAATTATTAAAATTGATTTTAAAAAAATCAATAATTCGATATGTGATTACTTTATTATATGTCATGGTAATTCTGGTACACATGCAAATTCAATTTCTGATTCAATAGAATTTGAAGTAGGGGAAAAATTAAATACGAAGCCATGGCACAAAGAAGGTATAAGAAATGCTGAATGGATTTTACTCGACTACATTAATGTGGTTGTGCACATTTTTCAGTATGAAACCCGGAATTTTTACAGGTTGGAAAATCTTTGGGGTGATGCCGAAATTACTAAAATTGAACAAAATTAA
- a CDS encoding PKD domain-containing protein, whose product MGKIQKIHIAFFVIVFILSGLNLFAQRGKNGVSNITAANIIINEYTNLTVNAASGANSITVANSGLNTNGRFTSSLSSGDLIFIIQVQGTSIMDIANDSAWGGILNYNNCGLYEFAEVMSVPNSTTINLKCPLINNYTASGRVQVIRVPRLSSFTINSGGSVTCDTWNGTIGGITVVEVLGNTTINGAINVNGKGFRGGQLENNTTFGADRYTDASNTEGAEKGEGVFGFQTDYDAHLGRYCRASGANGGGGGDAHNCGGGGGANAGNIAAWTGKGVPDISTPAWASAWNLETAGFSTSSSSGGGKGGYSSSNANKDALTVAPGDINWTGDKRRNYGGLGGRPLDYTTGRLFLGGGGGAGEEDNSRGGIGGTGGGMVYLMNYGSISGTGQVTANGNAGGNSTGATNNSDGAGGAGAGGTIVINSVGTISGVSLLANGGNGGNQVFSNPNGATEASGPGGGGGGGYIAVSNGTATQQVNGGANGTTNSFQLSEFIPNGATKGGNGVTSTITNFTLTANDDTICCGQSASLLVSINGNPPAGIIINWYKDSVGGNIIYTGNPYVTIPLCVDTVFYASTCPGTYRIPVKVKIDLINVTAGNNTTTCSGNSVQLHASGAVSYSWSPSTGLNQTNISDPTANPTITTTYIVTGTSIKGCTDTAKVVITVSPGTPINVSSNQTICQGTSIVISATGGNSYSWNSGQTTGSITVSPTQTTTYTVTGINSCQTITANVIITVTPLPIANAGIDQNVCSGTPVNLTTTGGTTYSWSNGQTANSITVSPTQTTTYTLTTTSSCGSATDAVMITIIPQPFVDAGVNQTICLGSQSTIIASGNGNFLWSSGQITNSITVSPTQTTTYTISASNSCNTVTDNIIVTVSPLPTATTNNDTTICSGSNLILAVTGGVNYIWSGGQNTSSINVSPTQTTVYTVTSMNFCGSATTDIVVVVTPLPSVNAGQDLLICSGTQTILTANGIGNFSWSTGGATQSITVAPVLTTTYIVSAINNCGKATDDIVITTTSIPTANAGKDTSICLGNNVNLTANGGSSYIWSNGQATQSIIISPTQTTTYKLTVTSNCGSATDEAVVSVVSLPTVVVSSDATICSGKQTTISATGSGAFLWSTGSNAQSMVVNPNQTTVYTVSAINSCGVATDNVVVNVNVSPHNDFNFSANCFGLPTQFTGICSKPSNQISSWYWNFGDFTSDNTQNPQHTYQSTEYYYVKFCVTDLNGCKDSITKTVSISNGPTADFSYQQDQVNITTVYFSDLSESNIVSWEWNLGDGGTSSDKNPVYTYDNTGTYNVILKVTNSDGCTDIIHKEIIIKPKPHIYIPNSFSPNSDGLNEYFNASIDQELKKFKLLIFTRWGELIFESNSQTQGWDGNYQGKIVSIGVYVYQLKVTYDSGEEYQRIGSVTVLR is encoded by the coding sequence GTGGGTAAAATTCAAAAAATACATATTGCCTTTTTTGTTATTGTTTTTATTTTGTCTGGGCTTAATTTATTTGCTCAGCGGGGGAAAAACGGCGTATCAAATATTACCGCTGCAAATATTATAATTAACGAATATACTAACCTCACAGTTAATGCTGCTTCAGGCGCAAATTCAATTACCGTTGCAAACAGTGGATTAAACACTAACGGCAGATTTACCTCTTCTTTATCATCAGGAGATTTGATATTTATTATACAAGTGCAGGGAACTTCTATTATGGATATTGCTAATGATTCAGCATGGGGTGGCATATTGAATTACAATAATTGCGGATTGTATGAATTTGCCGAGGTTATGAGTGTTCCTAATTCTACAACTATTAATTTAAAATGTCCGCTGATAAATAATTACACAGCTTCGGGAAGAGTTCAGGTAATTAGAGTACCGCGACTTAGTAGTTTTACAATTAATTCTGGTGGAAGCGTAACTTGTGATACATGGAATGGAACTATAGGTGGAATTACTGTTGTTGAAGTGCTTGGAAACACAACAATAAATGGTGCAATTAATGTAAATGGAAAAGGATTCAGGGGTGGACAACTTGAAAATAATACCACATTTGGAGCTGATAGATATACAGATGCAAGTAATACCGAAGGAGCAGAGAAAGGTGAAGGAGTTTTTGGATTTCAAACGGACTACGATGCTCATTTGGGAAGATATTGCCGTGCATCCGGTGCTAACGGAGGAGGAGGGGGAGATGCTCACAATTGCGGCGGCGGCGGCGGCGCAAACGCAGGCAATATAGCAGCATGGACAGGGAAAGGTGTACCTGATATTTCAACTCCTGCATGGGCAAGTGCGTGGAATTTGGAAACTGCCGGTTTTTCTACTTCATCTTCTTCGGGAGGTGGTAAGGGTGGTTATTCAAGCTCAAATGCTAACAAAGACGCATTAACAGTTGCTCCCGGAGATATTAATTGGACAGGTGATAAACGCAGAAATTATGGCGGACTTGGCGGAAGACCTTTGGATTATACTACAGGAAGATTATTTCTTGGCGGCGGTGGCGGTGCAGGTGAAGAAGATAATTCTCGTGGTGGAATCGGCGGTACAGGAGGTGGAATGGTTTATCTGATGAACTATGGAAGTATTTCGGGAACAGGGCAGGTTACAGCTAACGGAAATGCAGGTGGAAATTCAACAGGTGCAACAAACAATTCTGATGGAGCAGGCGGTGCCGGTGCCGGTGGAACAATTGTTATAAATTCAGTAGGTACAATATCAGGAGTTTCTTTACTTGCAAATGGGGGAAACGGAGGCAATCAGGTTTTCAGTAATCCCAACGGAGCCACTGAGGCTTCAGGACCCGGTGGTGGTGGTGGTGGTGGTTATATTGCTGTTTCAAATGGAACAGCAACTCAACAGGTAAATGGCGGTGCTAACGGAACCACCAATTCTTTTCAGCTTTCAGAATTTATTCCCAATGGAGCCACAAAAGGAGGAAACGGAGTAACTTCAACTATAACGAATTTTACGCTCACTGCAAATGATGATACAATTTGCTGCGGACAATCGGCTTCTCTTTTAGTTTCAATTAACGGAAATCCACCTGCAGGAATTATTATAAACTGGTATAAAGATTCTGTGGGAGGAAACATAATTTATACGGGAAATCCTTATGTCACCATTCCTTTATGTGTTGACACTGTTTTTTATGCAAGCACTTGTCCGGGTACGTACAGAATTCCTGTTAAAGTAAAAATCGATTTAATTAATGTTACTGCCGGAAACAATACAACAACATGTTCGGGAAATTCGGTTCAGCTTCATGCTTCGGGTGCGGTTTCTTATTCATGGAGTCCGTCAACAGGATTAAACCAGACAAACATAAGCGACCCTACTGCAAATCCTACAATTACCACTACGTATATTGTAACGGGTACAAGCATTAAAGGATGCACCGATACTGCCAAAGTTGTAATTACTGTTTCACCGGGGACACCTATCAATGTGAGTTCAAATCAAACTATATGTCAGGGAACAAGCATTGTTATCAGTGCAACGGGAGGAAATTCATATTCGTGGAACTCAGGACAAACAACGGGTTCAATTACTGTCAGTCCTACTCAAACAACAACATATACTGTTACAGGTATTAATTCCTGCCAAACTATTACTGCTAATGTAATAATTACAGTAACACCATTACCCATTGCCAATGCAGGAATTGACCAAAACGTATGTTCAGGCACTCCTGTAAATCTTACTACTACAGGCGGAACAACTTATTCATGGTCAAACGGACAAACAGCAAATTCAATAACGGTTTCCCCGACACAAACAACAACATATACTCTAACAACAACAAGCTCTTGCGGCTCTGCGACCGATGCCGTTATGATTACTATTATTCCACAACCTTTTGTTGATGCAGGAGTAAATCAAACAATTTGTTTGGGTTCACAATCTACAATAATTGCAAGCGGCAACGGAAATTTTTTATGGTCAAGCGGTCAAATAACAAATTCAATAACAGTTTCGCCAACGCAAACAACAACTTATACTATTTCAGCTTCTAATTCATGCAATACTGTTACCGATAATATTATTGTTACTGTTAGTCCATTGCCTACAGCAACTACAAATAATGACACAACTATTTGTTCGGGAAGCAATTTAATTTTAGCAGTTACAGGAGGCGTAAATTATATCTGGAGTGGTGGTCAGAATACTTCATCAATAAATGTTTCGCCGACTCAAACAACAGTATATACTGTAACGAGCATGAATTTCTGCGGTTCGGCAACAACTGATATTGTTGTGGTTGTTACACCTTTGCCATCAGTTAATGCAGGACAGGATTTATTAATTTGTTCGGGAACACAAACTATACTTACTGCAAATGGGATAGGAAATTTTTCATGGAGCACAGGAGGAGCAACGCAATCAATAACAGTTGCACCTGTTCTTACAACAACATATATCGTTTCTGCAATAAACAATTGCGGTAAAGCAACCGATGATATCGTAATTACAACTACTTCTATTCCCACAGCCAATGCGGGAAAAGATACTTCTATTTGTTTGGGCAATAATGTTAATCTTACTGCAAATGGCGGTAGTTCATATATCTGGAGCAATGGTCAGGCAACGCAATCTATCATAATTTCTCCAACTCAAACTACTACATATAAGTTAACTGTCACAAGCAACTGCGGTTCCGCAACAGATGAGGCAGTAGTATCTGTAGTATCTTTGCCGACAGTTGTTGTCAGTTCTGATGCAACAATATGTTCGGGCAAACAAACTACAATTTCCGCAACGGGTTCAGGAGCGTTTTTATGGAGCACTGGTTCGAATGCGCAAAGCATGGTTGTTAACCCCAATCAAACAACCGTATATACAGTAAGTGCCATTAATTCGTGCGGAGTAGCAACCGATAATGTTGTAGTAAATGTAAATGTTTCGCCGCATAATGATTTTAACTTTAGTGCAAATTGTTTCGGGCTGCCAACACAATTTACGGGTATTTGCAGCAAACCGTCAAATCAGATTTCTTCGTGGTACTGGAACTTCGGCGATTTTACCAGTGATAATACACAAAATCCTCAACATACATATCAAAGCACAGAATATTATTATGTAAAATTTTGTGTTACCGATTTGAATGGCTGCAAAGATTCAATAACAAAAACAGTTTCAATAAGTAATGGTCCCACAGCCGATTTTAGCTATCAGCAGGATCAAGTTAATATCACTACCGTTTACTTTTCCGACCTTTCGGAAAGCAACATTGTAAGCTGGGAATGGAACTTAGGTGATGGCGGAACTTCATCTGATAAAAATCCTGTTTATACCTATGACAATACTGGAACATACAACGTTATTCTCAAAGTTACAAACTCTGACGGATGTACTGATATAATTCATAAAGAAATAATCATTAAACCAAAACCCCATATATATATTCCTAATTCGTTTTCGCCAAACAGCGATGGTTTGAATGAATATTTTAATGCTTCTATTGACCAGGAATTGAAAAAATTTAAATTGCTTATTTTCACCAGATGGGGAGAATTGATTTTTGAATCAAATTCGCAAACCCAAGGTTGGGACGGAAATTACCAAGGTAAAATAGTATCGATTGGTGTTTATGTTTATCAGCTTAAGGTTACTTATGACTCCGGCGAAGAATATCAAAGAATCGGCAGTGTTACTGTTTTGAGATAA
- a CDS encoding lactate utilization protein: protein MKESTSKEKVLKKVRNALIYSSPNPYSEIDFEKPIYVSNNNEPPDVTFAQRFVEAGGRFVYCEDITRFLDNISILINQNKWESIFCADDNIKRLLTAKGIYFYDIEDKFREMNMGITGCEFLISRLGSIMVSSRQQSGRRLNFFPPVHIVVAYTSQMVGDLKEALNKIKEKYGTRLPSLISVITGPSRTADIEKTLVMGAHGPKELYIFLIDDTFQLK, encoded by the coding sequence ATGAAAGAAAGCACTTCCAAAGAAAAGGTTTTGAAAAAAGTTAGAAATGCTCTGATATATTCTTCACCTAACCCATACTCTGAAATTGATTTTGAAAAACCGATTTATGTTTCAAATAATAATGAACCGCCTGATGTAACATTTGCCCAGAGATTTGTGGAAGCCGGAGGAAGATTCGTTTATTGCGAAGACATCACAAGATTTCTCGACAATATTTCCATACTTATAAATCAAAACAAATGGGAAAGTATTTTTTGTGCCGATGATAATATTAAAAGATTGCTGACAGCAAAAGGCATATATTTTTATGATATTGAAGATAAATTTCGCGAAATGAATATGGGAATTACAGGATGTGAATTTTTGATTTCAAGATTAGGAAGCATAATGGTTTCATCACGCCAGCAATCGGGACGAAGGTTGAATTTTTTCCCGCCGGTTCATATTGTTGTTGCTTACACATCACAAATGGTAGGCGATTTGAAAGAAGCATTAAACAAAATAAAAGAAAAATATGGTACACGGCTGCCTTCTTTAATTTCTGTAATAACAGGTCCCAGCCGAACTGCCGATATTGAAAAAACCTTAGTGATGGGTGCACACGGTCCAAAAGAACTTTATATTTTTTTAATTGATGATACTTTTCAGTTGAAGTGA
- a CDS encoding NUDIX domain-containing protein, with amino-acid sequence MYKVFINNKLICLQQNTDKIGDEANFHNFTTIKILKKTIKEFKNDKNKKLVITHNSAEELWKIFKSVFREIKAAGGMVRNSKGEYLFIFRRGKWDLPKGKLKRKEKITEAAIREVKEECGINDLKIMKELNSTYHIYYRRFYKILKKTYWFEMLNATDENPTPQLCEDITKAEWFDVNKIEKLFCNTYELIKEVVKGKNNNKI; translated from the coding sequence ATGTATAAAGTTTTTATAAATAACAAATTAATTTGTCTTCAACAAAATACCGATAAAATCGGTGATGAAGCTAACTTTCATAATTTCACTACAATAAAAATTCTAAAAAAAACAATAAAAGAATTTAAAAACGATAAAAATAAAAAACTTGTTATTACACATAATTCAGCAGAAGAATTATGGAAAATCTTTAAATCAGTTTTCAGAGAAATTAAAGCTGCCGGAGGAATGGTAAGGAACAGCAAAGGAGAATATCTTTTTATTTTCCGCCGTGGCAAATGGGATTTACCAAAAGGAAAATTAAAAAGAAAAGAAAAAATCACTGAAGCGGCAATCCGCGAGGTAAAAGAAGAATGCGGCATAAATGACCTGAAAATAATGAAAGAACTAAATTCTACATACCATATTTATTATAGAAGATTTTATAAAATTCTTAAGAAAACATATTGGTTTGAGATGCTCAATGCTACTGATGAAAATCCTACACCGCAGTTGTGTGAAGACATTACAAAAGCAGAATGGTTTGATGTAAATAAAATTGAAAAGTTGTTTTGTAATACTTATGAATTAATAAAGGAAGTTGTGAAGGGAAAAAACAATAACAAAATATGA